One stretch of Pyrenophora tritici-repentis strain M4 chromosome 4, whole genome shotgun sequence DNA includes these proteins:
- a CDS encoding DNA-pol-phi multi-domain protein, protein MPVAKEQVGDVPEGLVPAIKLEPPPGFEQDEWEQLTDGFACEADEIDGILDQRGSGGSRKGRPINLSVPYTGSLSGSACAIAQRERKALFDKEEKVLESVRTADRSAKYQLKKSLLQQPKYKLANSARQAKLLEKEWDILSEKRFTQKKSAEWLETNLTHVHRKWDAITKQVDMRKHEITIAKVLSKDDKPTHDISGRGIARIYGSGGVLQKILRKTYQEGLAKLNNNDFESKEAKREFEKFVEELTPDEMKVVTDNDWQQREPPSILDLLGDADIELEADKPYVKGDDSDECEEEVDYDSDLEEHFNSLEDEYEDDDQWAAVQKQAALEESEESEDSEFEGFPDSDAASESDN, encoded by the exons ATGCCTGTCGCGAAAGAGCAAGTCGGCGACGTACCTGAAGGCCTagttccagccatcaaactTGAACCTCCGCCTGGGTTCGAACAAGATGAGTGGGAGCAGCTTACCGAT GGATTTGCGTGTGAAGCTGACGAGATTGACGGTATCTTAGATCAAAGAGGTAGTGGGGGTTCacgaaaaggccgacctaTCAATTTGAGCGTCCCCTATACTGGCTCTCTGAGTGGTAGCGCCTGTGCTATTGCTCAACGTGAACGCAAAGCTCTTTTCgataaagaggagaaggtacTTGAAAGCGTTAGAACAGCCGACCGCTCCGCGAAGTACCAACTGAAGAAATCGCTTTTGCAACAGCCTAAGTATAAATTAGCAAATAGTGCTAGACAGGCTAAGCTGCTAGAGAAAGAGTGGGATATACTTTCAGAGAAGCGGTTTACCCAGAAAAAGTCTG CTGAATGGCTAGAGACAAACCTAACTCATGTGCATCGTAAATGGGATGCGATCACTAAGCAGGTGGATATGAGAAAACACGAGATCACGATTGCGAAAGTGCTTAGCAAAGATGACAAGCCCACCCATGACATTAGTGGTAGAGGAATAGCAAGAATTTACGGCTCAGGTGGTGTTTTGCAAAAGATTCTTCGAAAGACCTATCAAGAAGGATTAGCAAAGCTTAACAACAACGACTTTGAGAGCAAGGAGGCTAAGAGAGAGTTTGAGAAGTTCGTGGAGGAACTTACACCTGATGAGATGAAAGTCGTAACTGATAATGACTGGCA GCAACGGGAGCCACCTAGCATTCTCGACTTACTTGGTGACGCTGATATTGAGCTGGAGGCTGATAAGCCGTACGTTAAAGGTGACGATAGCGATGAGTGTGAAGAAGAGGTTGACTATGACTCTGATCTTGAGGAGCATTTCAATTCACTTGAAGACGAGTACGAGGATGACGACCAGTGGGCTGCTGTACAGAAGCAGGCAGCGCTTGAGGAGTCTGAGGAATCTGAGGACTCTGAGTTTGAGGGGTTTCCGGATTCTGATGCCGCTTCTGAGTCTGATAATTAG
- a CDS encoding putative equisetin synthetase: MASLLNTHVDKVDWDAEIEVQLGNKPNLPRVRRDVGNGLTIALTGGTGPLGQCFLQQLVSDPQVKKIICLVRTVGDRDLQNLSPFNSQKTQIEEADLPSLPPDDILSEADCILHCAADQNFWDGYHALRPTNFDAAKVLAHVTVRTGASLHVLSSGFVAAYEDENDLRMVTSQRNGLRKDT; this comes from the coding sequence ATGGCATCACTGCTGAACACTCACGTAGACAAGGTTGACTGGGACGCGGAGATCGAAGTACAGCTTGGAAATAAACCGAATCTGCCCAGGGTGAGACGAGATGTCGGCAATGGATTGACAATTGCTCTTACTGGAGGCACTGGACCTTTGGGTCAATGTTTCCTCCAACAGCTCGTGTCAGACCCTCAAGTCAAGAAGATCATCTGTCTCGTGCGTACTGTTGGCGACCGCGACCTGCAGAACCTTTCACCTTTCAATAGTCAGAAGACCCAGATTGAAGAGGCTGACCTGCCATCTTTACCACCGGACGATATTCTGTCAGAGGCAGACTGTATCCTGCACTGCGCCGCAGATCAGAACTTCTGGGACGGCTATCATGCCCTTCGGCCCACCAACTTTGACGCTGCAAAGGTGCTGGCCCATGTCACCGTCCGTACCGGTGCGTCCCTACACGTTTTGAGCTCAGGTTTCGTGGCGGCCTACGAAGACGAGAATGATCTAAGGATGGTTACATCTCAACGAAATGGGTTACGGAAAGATACCTGA
- a CDS encoding NmrA multi-domain protein encodes MTKKLITILGITGTQGGSVAGRFLSHAEWRVRGLTRNPGSAKAKVWLSRGFEIVRGDHDDLEALKAAFQGAHAIFAVTDWAACYSRIMADKVLQEKAKTAGMSIEEYAGHLERMQGINIAKATNDPRVLATLERFVFSTLAAVQRISGCKNKHAYEFDSKASAEQ; translated from the exons ATGACTAAGAAGCTCATCACGATCCTCGGCATCACCGGGACGCAG GGTGGCTCTGTCGCCGGCCGATTCCTTTCCCATGCCGAATGGCGGGTACGCGGGCTAACGCGCAATCCTGGTTCCGCCAAGGCCAAGGTGTGGTTGAGCAGGGGGTTTGAAATCGTCAGAGGCGACCACGACGACTTGGAAGCACTTAAGGCCGCCTTCCAAGGTGCTCACGCCATTTTCGCCGTCACCGATTGGGCCGCCTGCTACTCCCGGATTATGGCGGACAAGGTCCTGCAGGAGAAGGCAAAAACGGCAGGAATGTCAATTGAAGAATATGCGGGACATCTTGAAAGGATGCAGGGTATCAATATAGCGAAGGCAACGAATGACCCGAGGGTACTCGCGACGCTTGAAAGATTCGTCTTCTCTACATTGGCCGCGGTGCAGCGGATCAGCGGCTGCAAGAACAAGCATGCATACGAGTTTGATTCCAAGGCCAGCGCAGAGCAATAA
- a CDS encoding DUF3425 domain containing protein: MHHPWLDLFPIPRMRDNLLIATSVLSPEEEQLLFDDVMEAGNGKNEWTGLLVWGEPWDPQSWEASIPFLQRSSWLVRGYPEIVTSTNRWRRMRGEEAISVPGFVLEEW, encoded by the exons ATGCACCACCCCTGGCTTGACCTGTTCCCTATTCCCAGGATGCGAGACAATCTTTTGATAGCTACAAGCGTTCTGTCTCCAGAGGAGGAGCAACTACTTTTCGACGATGTTATGGAGGCGGGTAATGGAAAGAACGAATGGACTGGGCTGCTAGTTTGGGGAGAGCCGTGGGATCCACAAAGCTGGGAAGCAAGTATTCCCTTCCTACAAAGATCGTCATGGCTTGTAAGAGGCTACCCAGAGATTGTAACATCCACCAATCGCTGGCGACGTATGCGAGGTGAAGAGGCGATTTCAGTTCCAGGCTTTGTCCTAGAGGAGT GGTAG